GCGCGCCGAGCTGGCCGCCGCCGTGCGCGCAGACCCCGTCTACTCCCGCTTCCGCAACGTCAAGGTCGTCACGCGCGCCAACCTCGTCACCTACCGGGGCCCGACCATGGTGGCCAACACGCTGCACGCCGCCGCCATCCTCCTGCGCGACGGCGGCGACTGGGACTGGTTCATCAACCTCTCCGCCTCCGACTACCCCCTCGTCTCGCAGGACGGTAAGCGCAGGCAGATGCGATCTGCAGCCCCACCTCAATTCCGCGATTGGATCGCACCAACGCGCCACCTCCGATCCGAATTTCGCGGTTCCACGGGCGATCTCTGCTCGCCCTCGCGCCGATTCCGGCGAGATCGAATCCATGCCGCGGTCACTGGAGGCCACTATAGGACTCCAATTTTCAAACTGGACGCCGGTGGTTATGTCGAACTGTCGGGGAAAAAGACGCGATTTTTATACGCTTATTAATTGAAGTGCCTTGTCTAGGTTAATTTATGCACAGTTGCTTCCACTGCTTTggggattttgttggatttgatcgccTCTGTCCGTTCTAGGTGGTATATGGGGGAGTAAGCCACATATTTGGGCGTTTCTTTCTTTATATGGATGCTTCTGCTGGTCTCTCCTCCTCAACCCAATTTTGCCTCACCTTTCCTGTGTCGATCTACTCCTGTATTGGATTGTTCTGGATTGTTCTACTTGTTCATGGGAATAAAGTGGGTCGTTCCAAATTCGGTATCTGCCCTGTGCTCATCTTCCTTTCTGCAGTGGTGCCAGCTTAGATGCTATGCCTACCACCCCACTTGGATTTAATTATTAGGATTTGTCTTTAATTATTAGGATTTGTCTTTGAGGAAGCAGATAGTAGGActttatataggattaacatagcaCAGCTCCCTGTTTATCTGACTTCTCTTGCATTATTTGCAGATCTGTTGTATGTGCTCTCTGGCCTGCCAAGGGAGCTTAACTTCATCGAGCATACCAGTGACATCGGATGGAAGGAGTAAGCATCGAATTTTGCTCAAAGTGCTGTTATTTGTTCACATACAAGTTGGGCGCTGGCTAAATGTCTCTGTGCAGGTATCAGAGGGCAAAGCCCGTGATCGTCGACCCAGGCCTATATAGCCTGCAGAAGTCCGATGTTTTCTGGATCACAGAGAAAAGAAGTGTGCCGACCGCATTCAAGCTCTTCACTGGTAAATGCCTCCTCCTTAGTGGCTAACGCAATGTGTGAGCTATATCGTTTGTGTTATTCGTTTTTCTGCACTTGCGCCATCTCGTGTATTTTTCTCATTTTAGTTGCTAAACCATGCATTTACATTCTTGTGTCATTTACATTTAATTATTATTTCTTAGTGAAATTATGTtcgactccctccgtccaaaataagtgtcgctgaatttgggatggagggagtactattactCAGACCTCATCCTATTGCTGCTTACTGAATATGCTTGAGAGGCTTGCATAAGGAACACTTCTGTTTTACATCTTTGTGTTAAAGGCTTACTCTTTTTGGTAAGCACGAGCCATGATATCAGCTCTTATATGACAGTGTTCTCATGTTTTACTAGTTCAGTGGTTAAAACATTTAGTGCCCACTTGAAACCTAGTTTTACTAGTGTAATGTTCCATCATTTAATGCTAATTATCACTAGTACCTAGTAGTATTTCTGGAAACTTGCATTAATAAATACGAGTATATTCTTGTCACTTCCTATATCACCAGAATCTCTCATTATTGAGTGTCAAGAAATGATTAGTAATtgctccctccgtcccatagtgtaagactagccacaatggggagtaacttatgcatgttactagtctatgttactacctctatagtcggGAGTAACATATGTatggtgtcatgcaacacttcatttattaggttataaactcatcttgccttgatatgtgtgatgttactcatactactagtaactagctatgttaccacatgtctctctttcttcattaattgtttgccacatcatctattttatctagatatgtgtgatgttaccacctatgttactcccactgtgggtagtctaagacgttttttgacactactagtgagtgtcaaaaaacatcttacattatgggacggagggagtagtttggaaGCAGATGGTACATCATAGTGTGCGCACTTTATTCCCTACATCCAGAAAGTGGTAATATCCttagaagatatcacttgaggtggCGCTGATAGCTTTCATTGTAGTTCTTCAAGTGTGCCGCACAATGCTGTTATGTAGTTCCCCAGGCATAAAAAGTCTGCTTTTAAGGGTACTACATTTAGAATATCTAGGCCGGTGTTATGTTTTTGCTCCGCTGATGTCTTTAGAGGGACTTTCCCCTCTATAGAGACAGAGTAACTTTGGACCAAAGATGGCACAAGTAATAGCTATCTTGATTCCTTTTAAGTAAGCACCATCATGAACCAATTGATCATTTTAGAACATTATTTTTTGTTTAGTAACCTGATTCAATGGGAATTCTATTTCTACAAGTTGAGTTTATCTAAACatttatatcatgcatcaaaactatatACTGCGCTTGGTGTTGATTGATAGCACTGCAATCATCAATTGTTGTGAACCTAGAGTCACAACAGAATAACTACGTGCTCAAGAAAGCCACGTGCCATGGCTGAGGAGATTAGCTGATTAGATACATATGAAATGAGAGAATATGTCGGTTCTTCTTTGCTTGAATCATTATCAAATGCATGCCATCCATACTGTGAATGTTTGGCCTTTGGGCTTAAGGCCTTTCCCAACACAATACAATTCCTGACAGATATGCTGATCCAATACTCTTCCGTAAAATAGCTCTTTCTCTGTTTGGACTCCCTGCTGCTAGTCCTGGTCATTGGTCAGACTCTTCCCCCTCTCACCCCCTGCCGTGGCTGTGGTAGAATGGCACTCTCAGTCCTCGTCTCCCTACCTTTGCCTCCATCACCTTGGACAGTTATCATCCTGCATTGGCAATAACATATTCCCATTGCACAACTGATGTTGCTATTGTGGCATGGCAATCCCCATTTCGCAAGTCATTGCTTAAAAAGTGACTAAAATTGTGTTTGCCCATACCATGATACGCTCTCAGTAAGTCTTACCACTGTTATTAAATTACCTTGTACATGATAATTAGGCATCAGCTTTACATACTGCTCTTTATTTATGTAATCGTCCTTGCATTTTAGTTTGTAGTACTTCTGGTAGATCAGACTACAGCTAATTGAAGCATCCCTGTATCGCACCACTACTAGTTAGTTCTTGCGCAATTCTGTTGTATTACATGTGGTATTCATAATTCTTTATTTTTCCCTCCACTTTGTACTTGTGGAATGTTAATACATGTTTTGCTCCATTTATCATATTTCAGGCTCTGCATGGATGATGCTTACTCATCGGTTTATTGAATACTGCATATGGGGATGGGACAATCTTCCAAGGACAGTCCTGATGTATTATGCCAATTTTCTCTCTTCTCCGGAGGGTTACTTCCACACAGTCATCTGCAATGTCCCAGAGTTCCGCAACACCACAGTCAACCATGACCTGCATTTCATTTCCTGGGATAACCCACCAAAGCAGCATCCTCATTACCTCACCCTCAATGACTTTGACGGTATGCTTAGCAGCAATGCTCCCTTTGCAAGGAAGTTTGGAAGAGAAGACCCTGTCCTAGACAAGATTGATCAGGAAATACTGGGCCGTCAACCCGATGGATTCGTGCCCGGTGGATGGTTGGATCTGTTGAATACAACAGTGAAAGGGAAACAGTTCAGCGTCGAGCGTGTACAAGATCTCCGCCCGGGGCCTGGTGCGGACAGGATAAAGAAACTCGTCACAGGCCTGCTCACCGAGGAAGGCTTCGATGACAAGCATTGCGTATAAAAACTTGATGGTTCGAGGGTAGGTTTCTTTTGTCAAAATCTGAGCGGTTGAGCCACTAGCTAGTCATTCTACTAGCTGAAGAAACGGCACACAGTGTCGACAGTCCGCACGGATGGAGTGATCTGATAGGTGTTCCTTATAGACAACCACTTCTGAGTTGAGTTACCGTACAGCAGGATTCCACGACCGCCGTAGCAGGCAGAGATTATACACCACTAATAGCTCATTAGGTTATGTTAGAAGAATATATCATATTAATAATATTGGAATTTTCCGGTCTCTCAGCGCTGCGGGCTGTTGTCCAAGGTGGTCCATTCTTCTTGTAGAAACCGTTTGGGCTCGATCTACCTTAGGAAGGAGCCTACAAGTGCATGAGATTTCGTTGTATTAATTGTGGATTCCTCCAGGCAAACTGCTACGTTTTGGTTGCGTACATGTATTCTTTGATTATTTTTCTTTCTCCCACGGCTGAGTATACAAAATTATCTTATGCactgtttcttcttattctttcttTGGTAAAGGTGCATACTCCAAAATATTTGTCGTGATTTTAGTTCAAATGTGATATGTGCTGTTGACAACTGGAATATCTGATGTTTGCATTGCTGTATCTGTTGACAACTGGAATATCTGATGTTTGCATTGCTGTATGAAACACCTCCTGGGTGTCAATTAACAGACCTGATGTGTGCAGGAATGCACCGTCAGTTTCACACCTTTTATTGTGATATGTGCTGTTGACAACTGGAATATCTGATGTTTGCATTGCTGTATCTGTTGACAACTGGAATATCTGATGTTTGCATTGCTGTATGAAACACCTCCTGGGTGTCAATTAACAGACCTGATGTGTGTAGGAATGCACCGTCAGTTTCACACCTTTTATTCGCTGACGATTCTCTGATTCTCATGAGGGCAGATATGTTAAATGCTACTTCCTTACAGCGAGTGTTGGAGACTTATTCTGTCAACTTGGGCTAGTTTGGAGACTTATTGTGTCAACTTGGGACAGTTTGTAAGTGTTGGTAAATCAAGCATATTTTTTAGTCCAAATACTCTGATGCAAACTAGAGATGAGATGTGCCAGGAATTAAACATTATCAACCAAGCTCTCTCAGATAAGTATCTTGGATTACCTGCAATGGTGGGAACAGATAGAAGCTATAGCTTCGAATACTTTTGTGAAAAAAAATCAAGAAGCTTCTGAAGAGGTGGATGGAAAAGCAACTGTCAACGGGAGGGAAATAAATTTTGTTAAAGGCAGTGGCTCAATCCATTCATGTGTTCGCTATGTCAGTTTTTTGTATGCCTAAGGGAGTTTGCAAGGATATCACAGATGTAATTGCTCAGTATTGGTGGGGAGATGatgaagaaaaccaaaaaaatgcaCTGGTTCTCGTGGTGGAAACTATGTATTCTGAAGTGTGATGGTGGCATGGGTTTCCGCGATCTTCACACTTTTAACTTGGCCTTCTTGCGAAACAGTGTTGGAGATTGATCACAAGGCCGGAGTCCATTTGTGCTCGCATCTTGAAGGCAAAATACTACCCAAATACGGACCTACTACACGCTGGACCAAAGAATGGGTCTTTGTTCACATGGCAGAGTTTGGTGGCGGGTTTGACTACGTTTAAAAGAGGGTACATTTGGCGAATTGGTTCGGGGGAAAATGTAAGTATATGGAATGATCTATGGATACCCTCAAGCCCGGACAGAAGGGTGATAACACCTTGCCGACAGATTCTGATTTCGAGGGTGGTAGAGGTCATTGATCTACTCACCGCTCAATGGGATGAACAATTGATACGAGACATCTTTTACCCCGTCGACGCAAATAGAATTTTGCAAATACCACTAAATTTCCAACCTTTTGATGATTTCATTGCGTGGCATCTTACAAGGAATGGAATATTTTCTGTGAGGAGTGCTTATCATGAACAATGGTCACACAAGTTTAGGGGTCAATCCCTAGCGAATTCAGTGTCCACCAGTACTATGCAGGCAACGATTTGGAAGATGCTCTGGGAGTTACAAGTGCCACGGAAAATACAATTTTTTTGTTGGCGTGCCTTGCGTGGAATTGTACCGCTAAACTCCATTCTTGCTAATAGGCACATCCCTGTTGACGGGGCGTGTCCGGTGTGCCATAGGGATCTTGAAGACATGCGGCATATGCTATTCCAGTGTGAGTTGGCGAGAAGCATGTGGGCGGACTAGGGCCGATTGATTGCATTGAACATGCAGTACAAGTAGACTGATCAGGGTCAGCCATATTAGAATTCCTCTTGTTGGAACCTGACCAACCATTGTCGATCATACAAAGTATAACTGACAAAGAGATAATCACGGCCGGTTGTTGGTATCTCTGGTGGCTTCGTCGACGTCACACCCACCATGATTCTTGTCCTCCTTACTTTAGGTGGCATACCTCAATTCTAGCAATAGTGGGAAACTACATGAAATTTCTATCAAAGAAGAGGGAACCGGTGGAATACAAGTGAAAGAAACCAGAGGCAAGATTTATAAAGCTAAATGTGGGTGCTTCATTCCATGGAGATGAAGGATAGGGTTCTACTACAGGTATATTAAGAGATGAAAAGGGAAGATTTATTGCAGGTTTATGCAGATTCATTCCCTTCGCAGCTGACGTTGTCATGATCGAAGCAATGGCAATGCGAGATGGTTTAAATTTGGCGAACTCCTTGGGTTTTAACAGGGTAGAAGCAGAGTCGGATTCTTTGAGCGTCATCAACTGTTGCTGAGGACAAGaccagtcactagtagaaaaatgactCTTAGTATCGGTTCGTaaggatctttagtaccggttccggaaccgacactaaagggtggggactaaaggtccccccctttagtcctggttcaacacgaaccggggccaaaggcccaccacgtggcacgaggcgcGCCGTGGTCTGGGGACCTTTAGTCCCATTTTTTATtcttttaaataaagcaaaaacagcccGCTACTGGGCCGGCacgacctgcatacgactagaaacctaaCCTCTAGTtgggctaggatgcaggcccgtacggcccagtaggccccacagagcagaagacttgcaataggcccacaaaggccttcTTAGAGAGGAGCTTGACACGGTAGTCGaggcggggcttataaaccggtgcgagctcctctcaactagcaaggtgggactaaacattgtgcaccgcgggtggcagcgcaccacctttagtaccggttggtggctccaactggtactaaaaggggggggggtctttagtaccggttggagccaccaacccgtactaaaggccaccacctttagtaccggttggtggctccaaccggtactaaaggggaggggtctttagtaccggttggagccaccaacccgtactaaaggctaccacctctttagtaccggttcatggcacgaaccgacactaaaggttcgccacgaaccggtactaatgagcgccgcTCGTCTAGCtattggaaccggcactattggtcacattagtgccggctcaaatacaaaccgggctaatgagctgaacatttgaccatttttctactagtgagtggtGGGATGCAGCAACGACTATCTTCGCTGAGTGCATAGATACAACTTCTATAGGAAATGTCATCTTTGAGTAAATTACATCTATAGTACCTGAACTTGACTCTAGGGTTCACTTTCATCACTGTATTCCAAAAGTGTCAAATTACAGTCATTGAGGTCGCAGAAATGCGTCCCTCTACGGTCAGCCCTACCGTATCCAATGTATTTTGCTGACGTGGCACATTTTGACCGGCCCTGCATCGTTGACTTGCTTACGTGCCAAGCACATCTTTCTCACACAATCCTTTTTGCATCAGATCTAATGAAACTGAGCACCGCCCGTCCATCTATGCCGACACGCCTTAGAGCCCGCGGCGAGCAGCACATCGCCTCCGGGCACTCTTGtgtcaacggcctctactacccacCGCCTTTCTCCTCTTCAGGCCGGAAGTCCCGCTCTGCTCGAGCTCCTCTCCTTCAACGCCCCGCTCTTTGTTGAGCAGTACGATGACGCGCTGCACCTGTACGAGGTTGCCGCTATGCACGGCGACCTTTGGTGCATTTCCAAGCTCAATGACAAGACGATGTCCTTCCTCGTGGTGCGGCTGTAGTCCTCACCCACCCCATGGAGCTCGATGACGTTGCCCCGCAGCGGCAGAAAATAACATGCGCGGGCAGCCCGCGGTATGGAGTGCATGGTGTTTGGCGGGGAGATGCCGTACTTGAGCAAGCCGAAGTCCTCGCAGCTCTCCGTTCTAAGTCACCGCGGATCTGCAATCTCTGCACCATCAACCCATGTAACGACCTGGGCTGTGCTCACGGGTGTGTGCGTGAGTGGCCTGATGGGCTGGCCCATGGCGGCCTATAATGATATCTACTTATAGGCTAGTGCGAGGAGGGGAAGACATCGATCTGTAACTGAATACTGTTTATCTCTAATCCCAAGCCTTCCTTcgtgcttcttcttcctccctaaGTCATTCCCCTCTGTCTCTACCTACCACATCCTGGCgtgatgctgaaggaaatatgccctagaggcaataataaagttattatttatttccttatttcatgataaatgtttattattcatgctagaattgtattaaccagaaacataatacatgtgtgaatacatagacaaacatagtgtcactagtatgcctctacttgactagctcgttgatcaaagatggttaagtttcctagccatagacatgagttgttatttgatcaacgaggtcacatcattaggagaatgacatgattgacttgacccattttgttagcttagcacttgatcgtttaagtttactgctattgctttcttcatgacttatatatgttcctatgactatgagattatgcaactcccgaataccggaggaacactttgtgtgctaccaaacgtcacaacgta
This portion of the Triticum dicoccoides isolate Atlit2015 ecotype Zavitan chromosome 7A, WEW_v2.0, whole genome shotgun sequence genome encodes:
- the LOC119328933 gene encoding beta-glucuronosyltransferase GlcAT14A-like, which codes for MMETKPPSPGSGGGSAPGVHHHRRWAAPLLASVLLSSLLISASLFFSSSRALLLSFSPLPSAAPGEPLFVEAKLRQQQQEARARPHRAVPRIAYLVSGSAGDGVALRRTLRALYHPANRYVLHLDLEAPAAERAELAAAVRADPVYSRFRNVKVVTRANLVTYRGPTMVANTLHAAAILLRDGGDWDWFINLSASDYPLVSQDDLLYVLSGLPRELNFIEHTSDIGWKEYQRAKPVIVDPGLYSLQKSDVFWITEKRSVPTAFKLFTGSAWMMLTHRFIEYCIWGWDNLPRTVLMYYANFLSSPEGYFHTVICNVPEFRNTTVNHDLHFISWDNPPKQHPHYLTLNDFDGMLSSNAPFARKFGREDPVLDKIDQEILGRQPDGFVPGGWLDLLNTTVKGKQFSVERVQDLRPGPGADRIKKLVTGLLTEEGFDDKHCV